AGGTGACCGGCGGGCTGGTTGTAGACACGCTTGCCGTCGGCGTCCTCCTCCACGATAAGGAATCGTCCCTGACGTTCCACCACTGCCGCGACGGTGACATTCGGCTTCCAAATCATATTTGCAAATATATCATAAAAAACGCAGACTTAGAGGTTGGGGACGAAATGTGCCGCGCGCGAAAACTTGACTCCCTTGGCAACTCTTATCAGAATCTCTGGAAACCGCCTTGAGGAATCTCTGATTATTCATGTTAGACCGCCAAGACGCCAAGAACCGTCAGGGGATTTTCGAAAACTTTTCTTGGTGAACCTGGCGCCTTGGCGGTTGGCGATGTATTTTTCAGAGATTCCCTAACTCACGCCCGCACAACCGCCGTGGTCCCTGCACGTTTCTATAAAATATGAATCTAGCCATTATCAGTTTCCTCGCCGTTACGGCGTATTTGACGGCAGGCGTGGGTCTGGGGATGCGTCTTTCCCGCGGCCAGGCGGCGCCCTTTGGCAAAACACGGCTGCTGCTCCTGGGGATGGGCGCTGTGATTCTGCACGCCCTGGTGCTGTATCAGGCGATCATCACTCCGCAGGGGGCCAATCTCGGGTTTTTTAACGCCACCTCACTGCTTACCTGGATGATGGCGCTGTTGCTGCTGCTCGCCGCGCTGGTGAAGCCGATAGAAAATCTGGGCATAGCCCTGTTGCCGCTGGCCGCGCTTGCGCTGATACTGGCGGCCGTGTTTCCCAGCGACCACGTCATGTCGCTGCACACCGGCTTCAGCGGACTGGATGTCCACATTATTATTTCGGTGCTGGCCTACAGCCTCCTAAGCATCGCGGCGGTGCAGGCCGGACTGCTCGCCATCCAGGACATCCACCTGCACGACAAACATCCGGGCGGCTTCATCCGCGCCCTGCCGCCGCTGCAAACCGCTGAGAAACTGCTCTTTCAAGTGCTGACGGTGGGCTTTATCCTGCTCACCCTGTCACTGCTGACGGGCGCGATCTTTCTGGAGAATATCTTTGCCCAGCACCTGGTGCACAAGACCAGTCTTTCCATCCTGGCCTGGATCGTGTTCGGTATCCTGCTGTGGGGCCGCTGGCGTTCCGGCTGGCGCGGGCGCAGGGCGATACGCTGGACCTTGGGCGGTTTCTTCGTGCTGGTGCTTGCCTATATCGGCAGTAAACTGGTGTTGGAACTGGTGTTGGGAATCAAATGAAAACACTGGCAGGAAGAATGCTGTTGAGAATCTATGAATGATATCCCTCTAGGTGTGCTGATCGGCGCACTGGTCTTTCTGATTTTTCTGGCCGCATTCTTCGCCGGCTCCGAAACCGGATTGCTGACCCTCAACCGTTACCGCCTGCGGCACCTCGTCAAGATCAAACATCGCGGGGCGATACACGCGCAGGCGTTGTTGCAGCGCACCGATCGCCTGATCGGCCTGCTGATTTTGGGCAATAACTTCGCCAACAATCTGGCCACCGCCGTCGCCACCGTTATCGGTTTGCAACTGTTGGGGGAGGCCGGTGCAGCCATTGCGGTGGGCCTGCTTACCATCGTCGGGACCATCTTCACCGACGTGGCGCCCAAGACGCTCGGCGCGCTCTACTCGGAGCGCGTCGCCTTCCCTGCCGCCTATGTGCTGCGCCCCTTGCTTAAGCTGCTTTATCCGGTGGTGTGGCTGGTGAGCGCCCTCTCGAACGGCGTGCTGAAATTGCTGGGAGTGTCTATCGGGGCGAGTGAAAAAAACCATCTAAGTCATGAAGAACTGCGCACCGTGGTGAACGAGGCCGGCGCCCTGATTCCGCAACGTCACCAGAGAATGCTGCTCAGCATTCTGGATCTGGAAAAGATAACGGTGGAAGACATCATGGTGCCGCGCAACGAGATTGTGGGCCTGGATCTCAATGATGACTGGGAACAGATCCTCGCGCAGTTGACATCCAGCCAGCACACCCGCCTGCTGGTTTACCGCGACGGCATAGACAATGTGGTAGGGATACTGCATCTGCGTGAGGCGCTGCGCCTGATGTCGCGCGAGGATTTCAACAAGGAGGCGCTCAAGGAGGTCATGAAGGACCCGTATTTCGTCCCCGAGGGCACGCCGCTCAATACCCAGTTACTGAACTTTCAGCGCCAGAAACGCCGCATCGGCCTGGTAGTGAACGAGTACGGCGACATCCAGGGCCTGGTGACATTGGAGGATATACTGGAGGAGATCGTCGGAGAATTCACCTCCGACCCCTACGCCACCGTCAGCGATGTGTATCCGCAGACAGACGGCACCTATCTGGTGGACGGCAGTACCAATATTCGTGATCTTAATAGAATGATGCACTGGGATCTTCCCACCGATGGACCCAAAACGCTCAACGGTCTGATACTCGAATATCTGGAGACCATTCCCGCGCCCGGCACCAGTCTGCGTCTGGCCGGGTATCCCATAGACATCATCCAGACCACGGAAAACGCCGTGAAGATGGTGAAGATCAATCCGGCATTACGTATAAAAGAAGAGCATGAAGAACAGTAGATACGATGCAAACGAAGACCGCCATGACAGATGCTCACACACAAACCGATTTGCAGCCCCTCATCAATGTCACCATCCTGGTCTATGCCTTACAGGCGGCGAGTTTTTTTCTGGGCGTCACCTTCATCGCCGCCGTCATCATTAATTATGTGAAAAGAGAGGACGTGCAGGGCACCTGGCTGGAGTCGCACTTCCGCTGGCAGATCAGAACCTTCTGGTACGGCCTGCTCTGGTCAGTGATCGGGGTTATCACCTTTCCTATATTTATAGGAATATTTATCTTCGCTGCGGACTTCATCTGGATTCTGTATCGCATTATAAAAGGCTGGTTGAGGCTTAATGATAAAAAAGAGATGTACAGCTACTCAGGAGTCACAAAGTAAGGTTACAATTCTTTATGATGTGACTCCTGAGTAAATACCCTGTTTTACCTGCCCCCACCCTGTCTTTTGCGCTGTGCTTCCTGCGCCGCGCAAAAGTCCAGGGTGCACATCCCTGTGCACCCGTTCGGCAGCCTCGCTGCCTCACCCCCCTACATAGGGGGCGGGGACGCGATGGAAAGTGTAGTCTTACCTACTGACTTATATGAGTAACCCCCCCAGTGCGTCGGTCGCTCCCGGCATCCTGCCTCCCTCGACACTAGCACATCCCTGTGCGTCGGAATCTTGACTTTTCGGTTGTACGCTCCTAGAGTTAGGTTAGTTTTGCCACCTTAGGAGGGTACGACGATGTGGAAGAAGGCGGAACCGGATCACCCCGAAAGGGCCGACGCTGCACTCCCGGCCCACACCCCCGTGATGACGCGCGAACAGTGCGCGACCATAGGCTCCTCGATCACCATCCGCGGCGATCTCAGCGGCGAAGAAGACCTGCTCATTCAGGGCCGCGTCGAGGGTAAGATTGATCTCAAGCAACACAAGGTCACCATTGGGAAGGACGGCCATATCAAGGCCGACATCTACGCCAAGGCTATCGTGATTGAAGGCGAAGTCAACGGTAATCTTTTTAGCGATGAGCAGCTCATCATCCGCAAGTCGGGCCAGGTGCGCGGCAATATCGTTTCCCCGCGCGTCACGCTGGAAGACGGCGCCAAGTTCAAGGGCAGCATAGATATGGATCAGAAACCCGCCGAGCATCAACGCAGCTTGAGTGAAATGCCGGCTCAAGCAAAACCCGCGGCGTCTTCGATAGATCAGGTCAAGGGTCTCGGCGTAAGAAGCTGACGGTCTGGCGCGGATAGGGGGCTCGATGAATTCGCTTTCAGTGAGGGCGGAGGAGAGCGAGGCGCATGAGGCCTCAACGGAGGAGATTTGTATCACGCACAGGTCCCTCGCCTTGGCCGCGCTTTGTCAACGCCTGCGTCACGACCGTAAATATCACATCCTCGACCTCGGTCCCGCGCTGGGCGCCAACGTCGAATTCTTTTCGCAGTTTCGCTGCAAACTCTACATCGAGGCTTTTTATCAAAGCGTCGCCGAAGAACTTGCTGCCACCGAGGCGGAAACTCCATCGCCCGAGCAGCTCTATCAAAAGCTGTTACCCTACGCTGCAGACATCCGCTTCGATGTGATTCTGTGTTGGGATCTGTTCAATTATTTTCCGCGTCACGAGTTGCAGGCCTTACTCAAACATCTCACGCGATTTTGCCAGCGTGGTACCCTGCTGTTCAGTCTTGTTGCGACGCACCATCAAATACCCGCGCGGCCCATCCTGTTCAGGATTTTGGACAAGGAAAACCTGGTCTACGAGACGGATTCTTCGGATTTGCGGCCGAGCATAGAGTATAAGCCGCGCGACCTGAAGCTGTTGATGCAGGGATTTCAAATCGCCAACAACTTTCAACTCCGCAGCGGCATGCAGGAATTTTTGTTTATACACGGTTAGGTCTGTCCTGAGTAGCCAAGGGCTTAGTGGGATAGATCTGCGAGTCTGGTGCGTCAATCTATGTCGCGCATATATCTCATGTGGGTTCTGCTGCTTATCACCCATCCGCTGTGGGGTGACGGTGCTGCAACGGGCCAAGCGGTGGTGCTGGAAATAGACGGCCCGATAGGTCCGGCGACCAGCGATTACGTACACCGCGGTTTGCAAAAGGCCGCGGACATGAATGCAGCGCTGGTGATCTTGCGCATGAACACGCCGGGCGGGCTGGACACCGCCATGCGCAAGATTATTGCCGATATCGTAGCGGCGAAGATGCCGGTAGTGTCCTATGTCGCGCCCGGCGGGGCGCGCGCCGCGAGCGCCGGCACCTATATCCTCTATGCCAGTCACATTGCCGCCATGGCGCCCGCCACCAACCTGGGTGCGGCCACGCCGGTACAGATCGGCGGCGTGCCCAATCCCGACGATTTCGGTCAGCCGGACAAGAAGGATAAAAAAGACGAGTCCGGCGAGAAGACCGACGACGCCCTCAAGCAAAAACAGGTGAATGACGCCATCGCCTACATCCGCAGCCTGGCGCAACTGCGCGGCCGCAATGTCGAATGGGCCGAAAGGGCGGTGCGCGAAGCCGCGAGCTTGTCCGCCGAGGAAGCCGTGCGGCAAAACGTCGCCGACCTGCTGGCGAAGGATATGAACGATCTCTTCGCCCAACTCGACGGACGCAAGGTGGATGTCCTCGGGGCGGAGATCACCTTGCGCACCGTCGGACTTGCCGTCATCACCCTAGAACCCGACTGGCGCAGCCGCTTGCTGGCCGTCATCACCGACCCGAACGTGGCCTACATCCTCATGCTGCTCGGCATCTACGGCCTGTTCTTTGAATTATGGAACCCGGGTTATGTCCTGCCCGGCGTGGTCGGCGGCATCTGTTTATTATTGGCCCTGTACGCCTTTCAGGTTCTGCCGGTGAATTATGCGGGACTGGGGCTGATCATTTTAGGCATTGCCTTCATGGTGGCCGAGGCGTTTGTCGGAGGCTTTGGGATATTGGGCATCAGCGGCGCGATCGCCTTTGTGATAGGCTCGATCATGCTCTGGGATACCGACACGCCGGGATTTCAAATAGACCCCTGGTTGATAGGCGCCGTCGCCTTGTTGAGCGCGGGGTTTATCATGCTGGTCGTACAGCTTGCGCTCAAGGCGCGTCAGCGGCCGGTGGTGAGCGGCGCGGAAGAATTGATCGGCAGCCGGGGCGAGGTGATCGAGGCGTTTGACAGCGTGGTGCGCGTCAGGGTGCACAGCGAGGATTGGCAGGCGCGCAGCGATGTTCCCTTGCGCACCGGTCAAAAGGTGCGTGTCACCGCTAGAGAGGGCCTTACGCTTATAGTTCGTGCCGAATCCTAAGCAATTTCTGATTTATTCATGCTGAACCGCCAAGACGCCAAGAACGCTAAGATTTTTCCTTACAACTCAAGCTTCTTTTTTCTTGGGAACCTTGGCGTCTTGGCGGTTGACGATATATTTTTCAGGGTTTCCCTAAATTTGGAGACATGACATGGCCATTCCGACAGGATTTTTAATACTCGTCATCATTGCCCTGCTGGTAAGTTCCTTCCGCATCCTGCGCGAATACCAGCGCGGCGTGGTGTTTCAACTGGGGCGGTTCTGGAAGGTCAAGGGACCGGGGCTCGTCATCATCATCCCCGGCATCCAGCAGATGGTCAAGGTGGACCTGCGCACCATCGTCATGGATGTCCCCGCGCAGGATGTCATCTCGCGCGACAACGTCTCGGTCAAGGTCAACGCGGTGGTCTACTTTCGCGTGATTGACGCGGCGCGCGCCATCATCCAGGTGGAGGATTATTACATGGCGACCAGCCAGCTCGCGCAGACCACCTTACGCTCGGTATTGGGCAAACACGAACTCGACGAGATGCTGGCCGAACGCGACAAACTCAACGCCGATATTCAAAAAATCCTCGACGCCGCCACCGACGCCTGGGGCATCAAGGTCGCCACCGTGGAGATCAAACACGTGGACATTGATCCCACCATGGTGCGCGCCATCGCCCGCCAGGCCGAGGCGGAACGGGAACGGCGCGCAAAGGTGATCCACGCCGAGGGTGAATTGCAGGCCGCGGAGAAACTGGTCCAGGCGGGCCAACTCATCAGTCAGAGCCCGCAGTCTCTGCAACTGCGTTATCTGCAGACGCTCACCGAGATCGCCGGCGAAAGGAGCTCGACTATCATTTTCCCCTTACCCATGGATCTCATCTCGTCGTTTTTGGATGCGGTAAGAAGGCCTCAGACATAATAGAGAACAGCTTTACAGTCCGAGCGCCTAGTTCAGCTAGGCGTGCGATGCGGGGGATACCGAACCGGGTGGATGTTTACCCGCCCGGTTCGGGTATTGCCTTACTTCTTCTTGGCTTTCGCCTTTTTCACAGCGGGTTTCTTCTTCATTGCGGTCTTCATTTTACGTACAGGCATTGTCATCTCCTTTTATCTGGTTTAACAAACACATCAGGATGCCTTACAAAACATCCATGTTGGTTAATAGCGGCCTGCTTTGGAAAAACTTGAGCGTTCTCAAGGAACTGCTGAGATATCAGGAGATGGATCTGTAAAGTACAACGTCGCAGTAAAACGACGCCTCGCGTCTATACCGCACTAGCAGGGTGCTTATGACACCCTGCCAGCCGGCAACTACTTTACTTCTTCTTAGCCTTTGCTGACTTTTTAGCAGCGGTTTTTTTCGCAGCAGGCTTTTTTGCTTTCTTCACTGGCATAATAATCACCTCCTTCCTTTTAGTTGATGTTAATGACTACTGCTACAGCGACTACAACAGCTCAAGACGACGAGCTGCCAAAAGGTGCGGACATATCCGTGCAATAGATGCGCCAACATGCACGTTTTCCGCGCACCTTAATCCCAATTCAACGCCCCGCCTGTTTGGTACTCGATCACGCGCGTCTCGAAGAAGTTTTTCTCTTTATTAAGATCCAGCATTTCGCTCATCCACGGAAACGGATTGGCGGCGCCGGGGTATTGCGCAAGCAAGCCGATCTGCGCGCAGCGGCGATTGGCGATAAAGTGCAGATAGTCGCTGAACATCGCGGCGTTCAAGCCCAGCACCCCGCGCGGCATGGTGTCCACGGCGTAACGGTACTCGAGGTCCACGGCGGTGCGGATCAGCGCCGCGATTTCTTCGCGGAATTCGGGCGTCCACAAATGAGGATTTTCGAGTTTGATCTGGTTGATGACGTCAATGCCGAAATTCATGTGCATGCTTTCATCGCGCAGGATGTACTGGAACTGCTCGGAGGCGCCGACCATCTTGTTGCGCCGCCCGAAGGAGAGCATCTGCACGAAGCCGACGTAGAAGAAGATGCCCTCGATGATGACGTAAAAGCCGATCAGGTTGCGCAACAGCCGCTGGTCGGCCTCGGCGGCGCCGGTCTTGAAATTCTGGTCGGCGAGTTCCTGCGTGAAGGGCAGGCTGAAGGCGGCCTTATCATGCACGCTGGGGATCTCGCGGTACATGTTGAAGACCTCGGCCTCGTCCAGCCCCAGACTCTCCACGATGTACTGGTAGGCGTGGGTGTGCAGCGCCTCCTCGAAGGCCTGGCGCAGCAGATACTGACGGCACTCCGGGTTGGTGATGTGGCGGTACACCGCCAGCACCAGGTTATTGGCGACCAGCGAATCGGCGGTGGAGAAAAAACCCATGTTGCGCTTGATGATGCGCCGCTCATCCTCGGTGAGGCCGTTGGGCGTTTTCCACAGCGCAATGTCGGCCGACATGTTGATCTCTTGCGGCATCCAATGGTTGTTGCAGGCGGCCAGATATTTATCCCACGCCCAGGTGTATTTGAAGGGCACCAGTTGATTGAGGTCGGCGTGGCAGTTGATGATCATTTTATCGTCCACGCGGATGCGCGAGGCGCCCATCTCCAGGGCTGCCTCCGGCGCTGCGCCCGGAGACATGGCAACAGGCGCGGACTCAGCCATGACGGCATCCATACCGCGCAGCGCAGGTTGCAGGTTTGTGTTCGGTTCATCCCATCTCAACATGATTGTTTCTCCTGAATTTTTGTTGGGTCCGGCACTTGCGTACCCTGACCCAACCTACATTACTTTTCTCTTGTACCTTGTCACTTGTATCTGTTTTATTGACATGCCTCGCACGTCGGGTCGGTTATCGCACATACGCCGGGAAGCGGCGTGCTCACCGCATTAAGCGCGCCGTCGCTGATGGTGGACTTCTCGGCGTGGGTGGCGCCCATGGTGCGCAGGTAATAGGTGGTCTTGAGGCCGCGCAACCAGGCGAGCTTGTACGCCTCATCGAGCTTGCGGCCGGAGGGCTCGGCCATATATAAGTTCAGCGACTGCGCTTGGTCCAGCCACTTCTGGCGGCGGCTAGCGGCCTCAATCAGCCACTGCGGTTCGATCTCGAAGGCGGTGGCGTAGAGCACCTTCAGGTCATCGGGAATGCGGCCGATGCGCTGCACGACGCCGTTGAAGTATTTGAGGTCGTGCACCATCACCTCGTCCCACAGGCCGCGCTCCTTGAGGTCGCGCACCAGATAGGGGTTGGTCACGGTGAACTCGCCCGACAGGTTCGATTTCACGAACAGGTTCTGATAAGTGGGCTCGATGCTTTGGGTCACGCCGCAGATATTGGAGATCGTGGCGGTCGGCGCGATCGCCAGGCAATTGGAGTTGCGCATGCCGACGGTCGTCACCCGTTTGCGCAGGGCTTCCCAATCGAGGCCCAGTTCGGCGCTCTGGCTGCGATCCACCTCCAGATAACCGTCGCGCTGTTCCTCGAGCAGGCGGATGCTGTCTATCGGCAGGATGCCGCGGCTCCACAAGGAACCCTTGTAACTCTCGTAGCTGCCGCGTTCGGCGGCGAGCTCGGTGGAGGCGTGGATGGCGTAGTAGCTCACCGCCTCCATGGAGCGGTCGGCGAACTCGACGGCCTGTTGCGAGGCGTAAGGGGTTCGCAGCTTATAGAGGGCGTCGTGGAAACCCATGATGCCGAGCCCCACCGGCCGGTGGCGCAGGTTGGAGCGGCGCGCCTGCGGTACGCTGTAATAATTGATGTCTATCACGTTATCCAACATGCGCATCGCAGTGTGCACGGTGCGGGCGAGTTTGTCGGTATCGAGCCCAACCTGTTCGCTCGCTCCTCCATCCCTGGAGTCGCGCGGGGTGACGTGGGCAACCAGATTGACCGAGCCCAGATTGCATACCGCGATCTCGGCGTCGGAGGTGTTGAGGGTGATCTCGGTGCAGAGGTTGGAGCTGTGCACCACGCCGGCGTGCTGCTGCGGGCTGCGCAGGTTGCAGGGGTCTTTGAAGGTCATCCAGGGGTGGCCGGTCTCGAACACCATGCCGAGCATCTTGCGCCACAGCGCCACAGCGCCGATGCGCTTAAAGACCTTGAGCTTGCCCTGTGCCGCCAATTCCTCGTAGCGCACATAGGCCTGCTCGAAGGCCTTGCCATAGAGGTCATGCAGGTCGGGCGCCTCGTCGGGCGAGAACAGCGTCCACTCGCCGTTTTCGTGCACGCGCTTCATGAATAAATCCGGCACCCAGTTGGCGGTGTTCATGTCGTGGGTGCGGCGGCGCTCATCGCCGGTGTTCTTGCGCAGTTCCAGGAATTCCTCGATGTCGAGGTGCCAGGTCTCGAGATAGGCGCACACCGCGCCCTTGCGCTTGCCGCCCTGGTTCACCGCCACGGCGGTGTCGTTGGCGACCTTCAGGAACGGCACCACGCCCTGCGATTTGCCGTTGGTGCCCTTGATGTGGGCGCCGAGCGCGCGCACCCGCGACCAGTCGTTACCCAGGCCGCCCGCGTACTTGGACAGCAGGGCGTTATCCTTGATCGCACTGTAGATGCCGTCCAGGTGATCGGGCACCGAGGTCAGGTAACAACTGGAGAGCTGCGGGCGCAGCGTACCGGCGTTGAACAGGGTCGGCGTCGAGGCCATAAAGTCGAAGCTGGACAGCAGATTGTAAAACTCTATGGCGCGCGCCTCGCGGTCCAGCTCATTGATGGCGAGGCCCATCGCCACGCGCATAAAAAAGGCCTGCGGCAACTCGAAGCGCACGCCCTCGGAGTGCAGGAAATAGCGGTCATACAGGGTCTGCAGGCCGAGATAGCCGAACTGCATGTCGCGCTCGGCGACCAGCGCCTGGCCCAGGCAGTCCAGATCGAACTGCTGCAGGCGCGGGTCGAGCAGTTCCAGCTCCACGCCGCGGCGGATGTAGTCCTGGAAATAACCGGCGTAGCGCTCGCCCATCTCGGCGTGAGTGGCGGCGCTGCTGCTCTGCGCCACAAAACTCAAGGCCTCGCGGCGCAGGTCGTCGAGCAACAGCCGCGCGGCGACATAGGTGTAGTTCGGCTCCTTTTCGATCAGGACGCGCGCGCTCATGACCAGGGCGCGCCCGACATCCGCTTCGGAGACGCCGTCGAACAGATTGCGCAGGGTATCGTCAATAATGGCCTGGGCCGAGACCTCCTGGAGCCCCTGGCAGGCCTCGCCGACCACCTGGCGCAGGCGCACCCGATCCAATGGCCGGGCGCCGCCGTCGGCCAGCGTGACGTGGAGGGTAGAGGGCGCCGCCGGCGCTTCCATCGCCTGCTTGCGTTCGCGCTCCTGGGCGCGCTGTTCACGGTACAGTACATAGGAACGCGCCACCTTGTGTTCGCCGGCGCGCATCAGGGCCAGTTCCACCTGATCCTGGATGTCCTCGATGTGCAGGGTCCCCCCGCCGGGCAGGCGGCGGGTGAGCGATTCGCTTACCAGCGCGGCCAGATGCTGCACGGTTTGGTGGATGCGCGCCGAGGCGGCCCCGCTACCCCCTTCGACGGCCAAAAAGGCCTTGGTCAGGGCAATAGCGATCTTGTTCGGGTCGAACGTGGTGGCCTTGCCGTTGCGGCGGATCACGCGAAACTGGCCGGGGGCGGTGGCGCTGAGTTCGGAGCCGGGAGGGTGGCCGTTATTAATGCCGGATTCAACAATCTCAGTGCGGGCCGAGGGCAACGAATGGATGTGGGTTTGCATAATTCCTCCGATGTTAGGCCAAATATTCAAGTTCAAGTACCGCTGACTGCGGTGGCCTGCTGAGGTAGCTGCGTCAGTCTGTACTAACACTACAAAATGTGGTTGGCGACGTCAAGCATCACAATATGATGTATGTAAGCTCAGGTTATTCCTATCGGGAGGAGTGTGTCAAGGGGGGTGTGGAAGATCCGGAAAGGGGGGCTTTGGGACCGCCTACGGCGACGAGCATTAGAGCATATCCATAAATAGCTCCCCTGTGTCCCTTGCGATGAAAAGGCTTCACCACGGAGGACGCGGAGGAGAAACAAACCCTTCTTGAGGGTATTCCTCTGCGTCCTCTGCGGTAAATTATTTATGGATAAGTTCTTAGAGCATATCCATAGATAGCTCCCCTGTGTCCCTTGCGATGAAAAGGCTTCACCACGGAGGACGCGGAGGAGAAACAAACCCTTCTTGAGGGTATTCCTCTGCGTCCTCTGCGGTAAATTATTTATGGATTTGGAAAAGAAGGTAGTCCCGGAGGCTTGGCCACTTACGTGGCTACCCCGCGCCGCGCGTTTCGCCGCAGGCGACTCAACCCCTACGCCAACTTCCCATGACACTGTTTATATTTCTTCCCCGAACCGCATGGACACGGCTCATTGCGGCCGACCTTGGGGTGTTCACGCACAAACGGGGCCGCCGGATGCTCGGGCGGCGCCGTAGCCTCGCCCCCTTCCGGCTGTTCGCTGAGTGTCGCCGCAGGGGCATGCGTGAATTGCAGCGCGGCGGTACGGCGGCGCTGTTCCTCGACGGCCTGCACGTCTTCCTCGGCGCGCACTTGCACCTTACAGACGATGCGCGCGACTTCCTGTTTGAAGCGGCTTAACATCTGCCCGAACAACTCAAAGGCCTCGCGCTTGAATTCCTGTTTGGGATTTTTCTGGGCATAGCCGCGCAAATGGATACCCTGGCGCAGATAGTCCATCGCGGCGAGGTGATCCTTCCAAAAGGCATCCAGTACTTGCAGCATCACGGCCTTCTCGAAGTGGCGCACCACCGCGGGTCCGGCCACCGCCTCTTTGGCCTTATAGGATTTCTTCAGTTCGTCGTGGATGCGTTTGCGCAGGGTCTCTTCGTGCAGTGATTCGTCGTCGTGCAGCCACTGCCGGAGCGGGAGCCTGAGACCCAGATCGCGCTCCAGCGCTTCCTCCAACCCCTGCACATCCCACTGCTCCTCGATGCTCTGCGGCGCGATGTGGCTGTCTATGATCCCGTTCAAGACATCGTCGCGGTTGGCCGCGACGATGTCGGAGACATCGTCCTTCGCCATCAGATCGTTACGCAATTCGTAAATGACCTTGCGCTGGTCGTTGGCCACGTCGTCGTATTCGAGAAGCTGCTTGCGCATGTCGAAGTTGCGCCCTTCCACCTTGCGCTGCGCATTTTCGATGGCCTTGTTGACCCACGGGTGTTCGATGGCCTCGCCCTCGTTCATGCCGAGCTTCTGCATCAGCCCGGCGACGCGCTCCGAGGCGAAGATGCGCATCAGGTTGTCTTCCAGCGACAGGTAAAAACGGCTCGAGCCGGGATCGCCCTGGCGGCCGGAGCGGCCGCGCAACTGGTTGTCCACACGCCGCGATTCGTGCCGCTCGGTGCCGATGATGTGTAAGCCGCCGGCGGCGATCACTTCATCGTGACGCGCCTGCCACTCCGTGCGCAGCTCCGTCTTTTCCTTCTCACCGGTCTCCGGCGCAAGCGCGCCCAGCTCCGCCTGCAGGCTGCCGCCCAGCACGATGTCGGTGCCGCGGCCGGCCATGTTGGTAGCGATGGTCACCGTGCCGGGCCGACCCGCCTGCGC
The DNA window shown above is from Gammaproteobacteria bacterium and carries:
- a CDS encoding ribonucleoside-diphosphate reductase subunit alpha produces the protein MQTHIHSLPSARTEIVESGINNGHPPGSELSATAPGQFRVIRRNGKATTFDPNKIAIALTKAFLAVEGGSGAASARIHQTVQHLAALVSESLTRRLPGGGTLHIEDIQDQVELALMRAGEHKVARSYVLYREQRAQERERKQAMEAPAAPSTLHVTLADGGARPLDRVRLRQVVGEACQGLQEVSAQAIIDDTLRNLFDGVSEADVGRALVMSARVLIEKEPNYTYVAARLLLDDLRREALSFVAQSSSAATHAEMGERYAGYFQDYIRRGVELELLDPRLQQFDLDCLGQALVAERDMQFGYLGLQTLYDRYFLHSEGVRFELPQAFFMRVAMGLAINELDREARAIEFYNLLSSFDFMASTPTLFNAGTLRPQLSSCYLTSVPDHLDGIYSAIKDNALLSKYAGGLGNDWSRVRALGAHIKGTNGKSQGVVPFLKVANDTAVAVNQGGKRKGAVCAYLETWHLDIEEFLELRKNTGDERRRTHDMNTANWVPDLFMKRVHENGEWTLFSPDEAPDLHDLYGKAFEQAYVRYEELAAQGKLKVFKRIGAVALWRKMLGMVFETGHPWMTFKDPCNLRSPQQHAGVVHSSNLCTEITLNTSDAEIAVCNLGSVNLVAHVTPRDSRDGGASEQVGLDTDKLARTVHTAMRMLDNVIDINYYSVPQARRSNLRHRPVGLGIMGFHDALYKLRTPYASQQAVEFADRSMEAVSYYAIHASTELAAERGSYESYKGSLWSRGILPIDSIRLLEEQRDGYLEVDRSQSAELGLDWEALRKRVTTVGMRNSNCLAIAPTATISNICGVTQSIEPTYQNLFVKSNLSGEFTVTNPYLVRDLKERGLWDEVMVHDLKYFNGVVQRIGRIPDDLKVLYATAFEIEPQWLIEAASRRQKWLDQAQSLNLYMAEPSGRKLDEAYKLAWLRGLKTTYYLRTMGATHAEKSTISDGALNAVSTPLPGVCAITDPTCEACQ